A single Eulemur rufifrons isolate Redbay chromosome 9, OSU_ERuf_1, whole genome shotgun sequence DNA region contains:
- the KRT15 gene encoding keratin, type I cytoskeletal 15 isoform X3 produces MQNLNDRLASYLDKVRALEEANTDLEVKIRDWYQKQAPTSPKRDYSHYFKTMEELRDKILAATIDNSRVILEIDNARLAADDFRLKYENELALRQSVEADINGLRRVLDELTLARTDLEMQIESLNEELAYLRKNHEEEMKEFSSQLAGQVNVEMDAAPGVDLTRALAEMREQYEAMAERNRREAEAWFFSKTEELNKEVASNTEMIQTSKTEITDLRRTLQGLEIELQSQLSMKAGLENSLAETECRYATQLQQIQGLISGLEAQLSELRCEMEAQNQEYKVLLDIKTRLEQEIATYRSLLEGQDAK; encoded by the exons ATGCAGAACCTCAACGACCGCCTGGCCTCCTACCTGGACAAGGTGCGCGCCCTGGAGGAGGCCAACACCGACCTGGAGGTGAAGATCCGAGACTGGTACCAGAAGCAGGCCCCGACCAGCCCCAAGCGTGACTACAGCCACTACTTCAAGACCATGGAAGAGCTCCGGGACAAG ATCCTGGCGGCCACTATCGACAACTCCCGCGTGATCCTGGAGATCGACAACGCCAGGCTGGCTGCGGACGACTTCAGGCTCAA GTATGAGAACGAGCTGGCCCTGCGCCAGAGCGTGGAGGCCGACATCAATGGCCTGCGCCGCGTGCTGGACGAGCTGACCCTGGCCAGGACCGACCTGGAGATGCAGATCGAGAGCCTGAACGAGGAGCTGGCCTACTTGAGGAAGAACCACGAGGAG GAGATGAAGGAGTTCAGCAGCCAGCTGGCCGGCCAGGTCAACGTGGAGATGGATGCAGCGCCAGGCGTGGACCTGACCCGCGCGCTGGCGGAGATGAGGGAGCAGTACGAGGCCATGGCGGAGAGGAACCGCCGGGAAGCCGAGGCCTGGTTCTTCAGCAAG ACCGAGGAGCTGAACAAGGAGGTGGCCTCCAACACGGAAATGATCCAGACCAGCAAGACGGAGATCACAGACCTGAGACGCACCCTGCAGGGGCTGGAGATCGAGTTGCAGTCCCAGCTCAGCATG AAAGCGGGGCTGGAGAACTCGCTGGCGGAGACGGAGTGCCGCTACGCCACGCAGCTGCAGCAGATCCAGGGGCTCATCAGCGGCCTGGAGGCCCAGCTGAGCGAGCTGCGATGCGAGATGGAGGCTCAGAACCAGGAGTACAAGGTGCTGCTGGACATCAAGACGCGGCTGGAGCAGGAGATCGCCACCTACCGCAGCCTGCTGGAGGGCCAGGACGCCAAGTAG
- the KRT15 gene encoding keratin, type I cytoskeletal 15 isoform X2 — MTTTFLQTSSSTFGGGSNRGGSLRAGGGGFGGGSLYGGGGSRSISASSARFVSSGSGGGYGGGMSCGFGGGAGSAFGGGFGGGVGGGFGGSFGGGFGGGDGSLLSGNEKVTMQNLNDRLASYLDKVRALEEANTDLEVKIRDWYQKQAPTSPKRDYSHYFKTMEELRDKILAATIDNSRVILEIDNARLAADDFRLKYENELALRQSVEADINGLRRVLDELTLARTDLEMQIESLNEELAYLRKNHEEEMKEFSSQLAGQVNVEMDAAPGVDLTRALAEMREQYEAMAERNRREAEAWFFSKTEELNKEVASNTEMIQTSKTEITDLRRTLQGLEIELQSQLSMKAGLENSLAETECRYATQLQQIQGLISGLEAQLSELRCEMEAQNQEYKVLLDIKTRLEQEIATYRSLLEGQDAKMAGIGIPAAALGSGGGGSSSGNLHIKIEESVDGKTFSSRQ; from the exons ATGACCACCACATTTCTGCAAACTTCTTCCTCCACCTTTGGTGGGGGCTCTAACAGAGGGGGTTCCCTCCGGGCTGGGGGAGGCGGCTTTGGTGGCGGGAGTCTCTACGGGGGAGGTGGAAGCCGCAGTATCTCAgcttcttctgctaggtttgtcTCTTCGGGGTCAGGAGGGGGGTATGGGGGTGGCATGAGCTGTGGCTTTGGTGGAGGGGCTGGTAGTGCTTTTGGTGGAGGCTTCGGGGGTGGTGTTGGTGGGGGTTTTGGCGGCAGCTTCGGTGGGGGTTTTGGTGGTGGCGATGGCAGTCTCCTCTCTGGCAATGAGAAGGTCACCATGCAGAACCTCAACGACCGCCTGGCCTCCTACCTGGACAAGGTGCGCGCCCTGGAGGAGGCCAACACCGACCTGGAGGTGAAGATCCGAGACTGGTACCAGAAGCAGGCCCCGACCAGCCCCAAGCGTGACTACAGCCACTACTTCAAGACCATGGAAGAGCTCCGGGACAAG ATCCTGGCGGCCACTATCGACAACTCCCGCGTGATCCTGGAGATCGACAACGCCAGGCTGGCTGCGGACGACTTCAGGCTCAA GTATGAGAACGAGCTGGCCCTGCGCCAGAGCGTGGAGGCCGACATCAATGGCCTGCGCCGCGTGCTGGACGAGCTGACCCTGGCCAGGACCGACCTGGAGATGCAGATCGAGAGCCTGAACGAGGAGCTGGCCTACTTGAGGAAGAACCACGAGGAG GAGATGAAGGAGTTCAGCAGCCAGCTGGCCGGCCAGGTCAACGTGGAGATGGATGCAGCGCCAGGCGTGGACCTGACCCGCGCGCTGGCGGAGATGAGGGAGCAGTACGAGGCCATGGCGGAGAGGAACCGCCGGGAAGCCGAGGCCTGGTTCTTCAGCAAG ACCGAGGAGCTGAACAAGGAGGTGGCCTCCAACACGGAAATGATCCAGACCAGCAAGACGGAGATCACAGACCTGAGACGCACCCTGCAGGGGCTGGAGATCGAGTTGCAGTCCCAGCTCAGCATG AAAGCGGGGCTGGAGAACTCGCTGGCGGAGACGGAGTGCCGCTACGCCACGCAGCTGCAGCAGATCCAGGGGCTCATCAGCGGCCTGGAGGCCCAGCTGAGCGAGCTGCGATGCGAGATGGAGGCTCAGAACCAGGAGTACAAGGTGCTGCTGGACATCAAGACGCGGCTGGAGCAGGAGATCGCCACCTACCGCAGCCTGCTGGAGGGCCAGGACGCCAA GATGGCTGGCATTGGCATCCCAGCAG CTGCTTTGGGAAGTGGTGGCggtggcagcagcagtggcaATTTGCACATCAAAATAGAGGAGTCAGTGGATGGAAAGACGTTTTCTTCCCGCCAGTGA
- the KRT19 gene encoding keratin, type I cytoskeletal 19, translating to MTSYSYRQSSATSSFGGLGGGLGSGSVRFGAGGAFRAPSIHGGSGGRGVSVSSARLVSSSSSGYGGGYGGGFASARGGSDVLLAGNEKATMQNLNDRLASYLDKVRALETANGELEVKIRDWYQKQGPGPSRDYSHYFKTIEDLREKILGATIENSRIVLQIDNARLAADDFRTKFETEQALRLSVEADINGLRRVLDDLTLSRTDLEAQIENLKEELAYLKKNHEEEISVLRGQVGGQVNVEVDSAPGIDLAKILSDMRSQYEVLAEQNRKDVETWYMSQIDVLNKEVTSNKEQLQISKSEVTDLRRTLQGLEIELQSQLSMKAALEGTVAETEARYGAQLAQIQGLISAIEAQLADVRADSERQNQDYQRLMDIKSRLEQEIATYRSLLEGQEAHYNDLPTSKVI from the exons ATGACTTCATACAGCTATCGCCAGTCGTCGGCCACCTCGTCCTTCGGGGgcctgggcgggggcctgggcaGCGGCTCCGTGCGCTTTGGGGCGGGGGGCGCCTTCCGCGCGCCCAGCATCCACGGGGGATCTGGCGGCCGCGGCGTGTCCGTGTCCTCGGCCCGCTTGGTGTCCTCGTCCTCCTCGGGCTATGGCGGGGGCTACGGCGGCGGCTTTGCCAGTGCCCGGGGCGGGTCCGACGTGCTGTTGGCGGGCAACGAGAAGGCCACCATGCAGAACCTCAACGACCGCCTGGCCTCCTACCTGGACAAGGTGCGCGCCCTGGAGACGGCCAACGGCGAGCTGGAGGTGAAGATCCGAGACTGGTACCAGAAGCAGGGGCCCGGGCCCTCCCGCGACTACAGCCACTACTTCAAGACCATCGAGGACCTGCGGGAAAAG attCTTGGTGCCACCATTGAGAACTCCAGGATTGTCCTGCAGATCGACAATGCCCGTCTGGCTGCAGATGACTTCCGAACCAA GTTCGAGACGGAGCAGGCCCTGCGTCTGAGTGTGGAGGCCGACATCAACGGCCTGCGCCGGGTGCTGGACGACCTGACCCTGTCCAGGACTGACCTGGAGGCGCAGATCGAGAACCTGAAGGAGGAGCTGGCCTACCTGAAGAAGAACCACGAGGAG GAAATCAGCGTCCTGAGGGGCCAGGTGGGTGGTCAGGTCAACGTGGAGGTGGATTCTGCTCCGGGCATCGATCTTGCCAAGATCCTGAGTGACATGCGAAGCCAATATGAAGTCTTGGCTGAACAGAACCGGAAGGATGTGGAAACCTGGTACATGAGCCAG ATCGACGTACTGAACAAGGAGGTCACCAGCAACAAGGAGCAGCTCCAGATTAGCAAGTCCGAGGTCACTGACCTGCGGCGTACCCTGCAGGGTCTTGAGATTGAGCTGCAGTCACAGCTCAGCATG AAAGCCGCCCTGGAAGGCACTGTGGCAGAGACAGAGGCCCGCTATGGAGCCCAGCTGGCGCAGATCCAGGGGCTGATCAGCGCTATTGAAGCCCAGCTGGCTGACGTGCGTGCCGACAGCGAGCGGCAGAACCAGGACTACCAGCGGCTCATGGACATCAAGTCGCGGCTGGAGCAGGAGATTGCCACCTACCGCAGCCTGCTTGAGGGCCAGGAGGCCCACTACAATGACCTGCCCACTTCCAAGGTCATCTAA
- the KRT15 gene encoding keratin, type I cytoskeletal 15 isoform X1, producing MTTTFLQTSSSTFGGGSNRGGSLRAGGGGFGGGSLYGGGGSRSISASSARFVSSGSGGGYGGGMSCGFGGGAGSAFGGGFGGGVGGGFGGSFGGGFGGGDGSLLSGNEKVTMQNLNDRLASYLDKVRALEEANTDLEVKIRDWYQKQAPTSPKRDYSHYFKTMEELRDKILAATIDNSRVILEIDNARLAADDFRLKYENELALRQSVEADINGLRRVLDELTLARTDLEMQIESLNEELAYLRKNHEEEMKEFSSQLAGQVNVEMDAAPGVDLTRALAEMREQYEAMAERNRREAEAWFFSKTEELNKEVASNTEMIQTSKTEITDLRRTLQGLEIELQSQLSMKAGLENSLAETECRYATQLQQIQGLISGLEAQLSELRCEMEAQNQEYKVLLDIKTRLEQEIATYRSLLEGQDAKMAGIGIPAGRTASLGGGGSSSGNLHIKIEESVDGKTFSSRQ from the exons ATGACCACCACATTTCTGCAAACTTCTTCCTCCACCTTTGGTGGGGGCTCTAACAGAGGGGGTTCCCTCCGGGCTGGGGGAGGCGGCTTTGGTGGCGGGAGTCTCTACGGGGGAGGTGGAAGCCGCAGTATCTCAgcttcttctgctaggtttgtcTCTTCGGGGTCAGGAGGGGGGTATGGGGGTGGCATGAGCTGTGGCTTTGGTGGAGGGGCTGGTAGTGCTTTTGGTGGAGGCTTCGGGGGTGGTGTTGGTGGGGGTTTTGGCGGCAGCTTCGGTGGGGGTTTTGGTGGTGGCGATGGCAGTCTCCTCTCTGGCAATGAGAAGGTCACCATGCAGAACCTCAACGACCGCCTGGCCTCCTACCTGGACAAGGTGCGCGCCCTGGAGGAGGCCAACACCGACCTGGAGGTGAAGATCCGAGACTGGTACCAGAAGCAGGCCCCGACCAGCCCCAAGCGTGACTACAGCCACTACTTCAAGACCATGGAAGAGCTCCGGGACAAG ATCCTGGCGGCCACTATCGACAACTCCCGCGTGATCCTGGAGATCGACAACGCCAGGCTGGCTGCGGACGACTTCAGGCTCAA GTATGAGAACGAGCTGGCCCTGCGCCAGAGCGTGGAGGCCGACATCAATGGCCTGCGCCGCGTGCTGGACGAGCTGACCCTGGCCAGGACCGACCTGGAGATGCAGATCGAGAGCCTGAACGAGGAGCTGGCCTACTTGAGGAAGAACCACGAGGAG GAGATGAAGGAGTTCAGCAGCCAGCTGGCCGGCCAGGTCAACGTGGAGATGGATGCAGCGCCAGGCGTGGACCTGACCCGCGCGCTGGCGGAGATGAGGGAGCAGTACGAGGCCATGGCGGAGAGGAACCGCCGGGAAGCCGAGGCCTGGTTCTTCAGCAAG ACCGAGGAGCTGAACAAGGAGGTGGCCTCCAACACGGAAATGATCCAGACCAGCAAGACGGAGATCACAGACCTGAGACGCACCCTGCAGGGGCTGGAGATCGAGTTGCAGTCCCAGCTCAGCATG AAAGCGGGGCTGGAGAACTCGCTGGCGGAGACGGAGTGCCGCTACGCCACGCAGCTGCAGCAGATCCAGGGGCTCATCAGCGGCCTGGAGGCCCAGCTGAGCGAGCTGCGATGCGAGATGGAGGCTCAGAACCAGGAGTACAAGGTGCTGCTGGACATCAAGACGCGGCTGGAGCAGGAGATCGCCACCTACCGCAGCCTGCTGGAGGGCCAGGACGCCAA GATGGCTGGCATTGGCATCCCAGCAGGTAGGACGGCTTCACT TGGTGGCggtggcagcagcagtggcaATTTGCACATCAAAATAGAGGAGTCAGTGGATGGAAAGACGTTTTCTTCCCGCCAGTGA